A window of candidate division TA06 bacterium contains these coding sequences:
- a CDS encoding four helix bundle protein — protein MVERFEDLIVWQKAHKLTLEIYRITRDYPAEERFGLVPQMRRAAVSIPANIAEGFKKRGKRYKANFYNIAQASGEEVKYYLILSRDLGYAKDTATLEGLIDEIGKMLHALIKTCLEQ, from the coding sequence ATGGTTGAGAGGTTCGAGGATTTAATAGTCTGGCAGAAAGCGCATAAATTGACGCTGGAGATATACCGGATAACCAGAGATTATCCTGCCGAGGAAAGGTTCGGACTGGTGCCGCAGATGCGGCGGGCTGCGGTATCCATACCGGCCAACATAGCCGAAGGGTTCAAAAAAAGGGGCAAGAGGTACAAGGCCAACTTTTACAACATTGCCCAGGCTTCGGGGGAAGAGGTGAAGTACTATTTGATCCTGTCGCGCGATTTGGGATACGCCAAGGATACAGCGACATTGGAAGGCCTGATAGACGAAATAGGTAAAATGCTCCATGCGCTTATCAAAACCTGCCTGGAACAATAA